The window AGGCCAAAAATGCTGCCCAGCACCAGGCCCATTAAAACCATACGAGACAGGGTGTGTGACTTTTTCTGTTGTCCGAACAGGAAGAACAGAATGCCGACAAATACCGCAATCGCTGCGATAGAGGCAAATGACATGGTCGAAAATCCTTAAATTGGGGTTTATCCACGAGCCAGACCAGGCTGGAATTCGTCGATGCAATTAAGACGAATTGCATTGGATATAAAAGAGAGTCAGTGATTCAGTGCGCACTCTAGCGAGGATGATTTCAAATAGAAAAGATAAAAACCGAATTATTTATAATTAAAAGTTATATTGTTGGTGTTTTGTTTTGGTATTGTCGATAAATTCTGGTTAATTTGTCTATTTTCTATTCACTGGCAACAAAGTGAGTGTCTACGGGGCTTGGCAGGCGTATTGGCGGGCAGTAACAAAACCTCACCCGGAAAGAATGAGCCGTTCGAAAAGGTATATATCCAAACAACGTGGAGTTGCAGCCAACAGCGCTGCAGCTTCAAGTAGGAAGGGTATACGTGATTATAACGAGTCGTTGGTCCTGGTCAGCACCTGGCGCATAGCTTGTGAATTGAGGCAGGTAACAGGTGCGTGCTGGTAATTCAATAATCCGTCGATCATCACGGCAGCGACATCTTTCGCTGCGATCGGAATAAAGTTTTTTAACTCACCTAACATCAGGTATTGGCCAAATGTCATAAAACGCTGCAGCCATAACTCACTGGCCCGGATTTCTTCCCGCTTTCCGACTAATGGACCGGGGCGAACAAAGATAACCTGTTCGAACCCCATTTTGCTGATGGTCTGTTCAGCTCTCCCTTTGCAACGTAGGTAATGCGACATTGAGTTAGGGCTGGCACCGTAACTCGATACCACGGCTAAGCGGGTTACTCCTGCGTCTTTCATGCGCTGGGCGACCTGACACACCAAGGTATAGTCCACCGACTCCAGTGCAGACTTTGAACCTGCTTGTTTAAGGGTGGTGCCTAAAGCGATGATGCCAAGTTGTATGGTCATTGCCGTATTTACCCAGTCTTTGGTGTCAAGCAGGGGCGAAATCACTTCGCTCAGTTTGTCATGCTGAACCTTGAGAGGATGGCGGGTAAGGGTGATGACCTTATCGATCGCCGCATGTTGTAGTAACTGATCCAGGGTATGTGAGCCGACCAGTCCGCTGGCTCCGGCAATCATAACGCAATGAGCAGGTTTATCTGATGAAACCATAGCTGGTGAAGGTACCTTTTTATCTGAGTGGTTGTCTGAGTGATGGTGACTCATTGCTGTCGCTATATCATTGCTGTCGCT is drawn from Vibrio sp. CDRSL-10 TSBA and contains these coding sequences:
- a CDS encoding NAD(P)H-binding protein gives rise to the protein MSHHHSDNHSDKKVPSPAMVSSDKPAHCVMIAGASGLVGSHTLDQLLQHAAIDKVITLTRHPLKVQHDKLSEVISPLLDTKDWVNTAMTIQLGIIALGTTLKQAGSKSALESVDYTLVCQVAQRMKDAGVTRLAVVSSYGASPNSMSHYLRCKGRAEQTISKMGFEQVIFVRPGPLVGKREEIRASELWLQRFMTFGQYLMLGELKNFIPIAAKDVAAVMIDGLLNYQHAPVTCLNSQAMRQVLTRTNDSL